In one window of Pieris brassicae chromosome 10, ilPieBrab1.1, whole genome shotgun sequence DNA:
- the LOC123715651 gene encoding pH-sensitive chloride channel 2-like isoform X1, with translation MNRNIFLCFLLVICNSALGQKLKEPLPECPSLEKGDTYTQSEFLSRLAHECRYDRLLLPTYQTGEVVFVHASAYVYFIQPAEAHDLNFKLHFLLQLRWTDRRLAYALYSPERTKIIGESDLRSRVWIPHLYMSNEQSSSLMGTDSKDVLISIAPDGEVLFSRRMQAVLYCWMNLQKFPFDVQKCSMNLESWKYNASILRLMWEKDNPVRLSSELHLTEYSLLDFWTNESVVRGDIVNMRLGGGRSGNYSALKFTFKLGREVGYYLMDYFIPSMMIVAMSWVTFWLQADASAPRITLGTSTMLSFITLASSQAKTLPKVSYIKASEIWFLGCIGFIFSALVEFAFVNTIWRRKKVVNLKKVNSKYILKSTLTPRLARKELQKELQSSPQLSKSRSCSSLNQDTSSDPAGPAYNNYLTVHSFPSALNLPTITTQSYDELVHRSGGRHNSSEGSDEPPKHHTWTQMTPQEIATWIDKRSRVLFPLLFIFFNIIYWTFVYCL, from the exons AAAAGAGCCGCTTCCGGAATGTCCATCATTAGAAAAAGGGGATACATACACGCAATCAGAGTTCCTCTCGCGTCTGGCACACGAGTGCCGATACGACAGGCTTCTCCTACCTACATACCAGACTGGAGAAGTTGTGTTTGTCCACGCCAGCGCCTACGTATATTTCATACAACCGGCTGAAGCACACGAtttg AACTTCAAATTGCACTTCCTTCTGCAACTTCGTTGGACTGATCGACGTCTAGCGTACGCTCTGTATTCTCCAGAACGAACGAAAATAATTGGAGAAAGCGATCTCAGATCCCGTGTTTGGATACCGCACTTGTACATGTCTAACGAACAATCGTCCAGTTTGATGGGAACTGATAGTAAAGACGTGCTCATCTCAATAGCACCAGATGGTGAAGTGCTTTTCAGTCGTCGAATGCAAGCTGTGCTATATTGTTGGATGAATTTGCAAAAATTTCCATTCGATGTTCAAAAATGTTCGATGAACTTGGAAAGCT gGAAATACAACGCATCAATTTTACGCTTGATGTGGGAGAAAGATAATCCCGTTCGACTATCTTCAGAGCTGCATTTAACAGAATACTCTCTGCTCGACTTTTGGACAAATGAGTCGGTTGTTCGAGGAGATATCGTAAACATGAGACTGGGTGGAGGTAGAT CGGGAAATTACAGCGCTTTgaagtttacatttaaattgggCCGAGAAGTGGGTTACTATTTGATGGATTACTTTATTCCTTCAATGATGATTGTCGCTATGTCATGGGTTACCTTCTGGTTGCAAGCTGATGCTTCAGCACCTAGGATAACATTGG GCACAAGTACCATGCTGTCGTTTATCACTCTGGCATCATCACAAGCAAAAACTCTTCCAAAAGTCTCCTACATAAAAGCAAGTGAAATCTGGTTCTTAGGCTGTATTGGCTTCATTTTCTCGGCCCTTGTGGAATTCGCTTTTGTCAACACTATCTGGCGCAGaaa AAAAGTGGTGAATTTGAAGAAAGTgaacagtaaatatatactGAAAAGTACATTGACGCCTCGCCTGGCGCGTAAAGAGCTTCAGAAAGAGCTACAGTCTTCCCCTCAGCTCAGCAAGTCTCGATCCTGTTCTTCTCTTAACCAGGACACCAGTTCTGACCCCGCAGGACCAGCATATAACAATTATCTTACAGTTCat AGCTTCCCATCAGCTCTCAACTTACCTACGATAACTACGCAAAGCTACGACGAGCTCGTCCATAGGTCTGGTGGACGGCATAACTCCAGTGAAGGATCAGATGAACCCCCAAAACATCACACATGGACTCAAATGACTCCACAGGAAATCGCAACATGGATCGATAAACGTTCGAGAGTATTATTCCCTTTACTCTTcatattctttaatattatctacTGGACATTTGTGTACTGTTTGTGA
- the LOC123715651 gene encoding pH-sensitive chloride channel 2-like isoform X2, producing MNRNIFLCFLLVICNSALGQKLKEPLPECPSLEKGDTYTQSEFLSRLAHECRYDRLLLPTYQTGEVVFVHASAYVYFIQPAEAHDLNFKLHFLLQLRWTDRRLAYALYSPERTKIIGESDLRSRVWIPHLYMSNEQSSSLMGTDSKDVLISIAPDGEVLFSRRMQAVLYCWMNLQKFPFDVQKCSMNLESWKYNASILRLMWEKDNPVRLSSELHLTEYSLLDFWTNESVVRGDIVNMRLGGAGNYSALKFTFKLGREVGYYLMDYFIPSMMIVAMSWVTFWLQADASAPRITLGTSTMLSFITLASSQAKTLPKVSYIKASEIWFLGCIGFIFSALVEFAFVNTIWRRKKVVNLKKVNSKYILKSTLTPRLARKELQKELQSSPQLSKSRSCSSLNQDTSSDPAGPAYNNYLTVHSFPSALNLPTITTQSYDELVHRSGGRHNSSEGSDEPPKHHTWTQMTPQEIATWIDKRSRVLFPLLFIFFNIIYWTFVYCL from the exons AAAAGAGCCGCTTCCGGAATGTCCATCATTAGAAAAAGGGGATACATACACGCAATCAGAGTTCCTCTCGCGTCTGGCACACGAGTGCCGATACGACAGGCTTCTCCTACCTACATACCAGACTGGAGAAGTTGTGTTTGTCCACGCCAGCGCCTACGTATATTTCATACAACCGGCTGAAGCACACGAtttg AACTTCAAATTGCACTTCCTTCTGCAACTTCGTTGGACTGATCGACGTCTAGCGTACGCTCTGTATTCTCCAGAACGAACGAAAATAATTGGAGAAAGCGATCTCAGATCCCGTGTTTGGATACCGCACTTGTACATGTCTAACGAACAATCGTCCAGTTTGATGGGAACTGATAGTAAAGACGTGCTCATCTCAATAGCACCAGATGGTGAAGTGCTTTTCAGTCGTCGAATGCAAGCTGTGCTATATTGTTGGATGAATTTGCAAAAATTTCCATTCGATGTTCAAAAATGTTCGATGAACTTGGAAAGCT gGAAATACAACGCATCAATTTTACGCTTGATGTGGGAGAAAGATAATCCCGTTCGACTATCTTCAGAGCTGCATTTAACAGAATACTCTCTGCTCGACTTTTGGACAAATGAGTCGGTTGTTCGAGGAGATATCGTAAACATGAGACTGGGTGGAG CGGGAAATTACAGCGCTTTgaagtttacatttaaattgggCCGAGAAGTGGGTTACTATTTGATGGATTACTTTATTCCTTCAATGATGATTGTCGCTATGTCATGGGTTACCTTCTGGTTGCAAGCTGATGCTTCAGCACCTAGGATAACATTGG GCACAAGTACCATGCTGTCGTTTATCACTCTGGCATCATCACAAGCAAAAACTCTTCCAAAAGTCTCCTACATAAAAGCAAGTGAAATCTGGTTCTTAGGCTGTATTGGCTTCATTTTCTCGGCCCTTGTGGAATTCGCTTTTGTCAACACTATCTGGCGCAGaaa AAAAGTGGTGAATTTGAAGAAAGTgaacagtaaatatatactGAAAAGTACATTGACGCCTCGCCTGGCGCGTAAAGAGCTTCAGAAAGAGCTACAGTCTTCCCCTCAGCTCAGCAAGTCTCGATCCTGTTCTTCTCTTAACCAGGACACCAGTTCTGACCCCGCAGGACCAGCATATAACAATTATCTTACAGTTCat AGCTTCCCATCAGCTCTCAACTTACCTACGATAACTACGCAAAGCTACGACGAGCTCGTCCATAGGTCTGGTGGACGGCATAACTCCAGTGAAGGATCAGATGAACCCCCAAAACATCACACATGGACTCAAATGACTCCACAGGAAATCGCAACATGGATCGATAAACGTTCGAGAGTATTATTCCCTTTACTCTTcatattctttaatattatctacTGGACATTTGTGTACTGTTTGTGA